CCTGATGACGCTGATCCTGCTGGGCGTCACCGCCGTCTACATCCGCAGCCTGCGCCGCTCCGGGGAGGAACTGTGACCGGCAAGTCCCTTTCGGCGAAGCCGTCCATGACGAAGCCGTCCGCGGCGAAGCCGTTCTCGGCCAAGCGCCGTGACAACCGGGTGCTGCGGCAGGGGGCGAACACCGCCGCCGTGGTGCTGGCCCTGCTGACGGTGTTCCCGCTGTACTGGATGGTGCTGTCGGCGCTGAAGCCGAAGGGCGAGATCACCTCGGCGCACCCGCGGCCGTGGACGTTCGCGCCGACGCTGGAGAACTTCCGCAACGCGCTGGGGGTGTCCGGCTTCGGCCGGTACTTCCTGAACAGCCTCGCGGTGGCGGTGGTCGTGGTGGTGGTGTCGGCCGCGATCGCCTTCCTGGCGGCGGTGGCGCTGTCCCGGTTCAAGTTCAGGTTCAGGACCACGATCCTGATCATGTTCCTGGTGGCGCAGATGGTGCCGGTGGAGGCGCTGACCATCCCGCTGTTCTTCCTGGTCCGGGACATCGGCTCGGTGGCGCCGGGCTTCGGCCTGTCCTCGCTGGGCTCGCTGATGCTGGTGAACCTGGCGTTCTCGCTGCCGTTCGCGGTGTGGATGCTGCGCGGGTTCGTCGCCGCGGTGCCGGAGTCGCTGGAGGAGGCGGCCCGGATCGACGGGGCGAGCCGGTTCACCATCCTGTGGCGGATCCTGTTCCCGCTGGTGGCCCCCGGCCTGGCGGCGACCAGCGTGTTCTCGTTCATCACGGCGTGGAACGACTTCGTGTTCGCGAAGACGCTGATCCTGGACACCGACCACCAGACGCTGCCGGCCGCGCTGATGGTGTTCTTCAAGCCGGACGAGAACGACTGGGGCGGCATCATGGCCGCCTCGACCCTGATGACGGTGCCGGTGCTGGTCTTCTTCGTGCTGGTCCAGCGGCACATGGTGTCGGGCCTGGGCGGCGCGGTGAAGGACTGACCCCCACCGCGCACCACCCCGGTTCGCCGCCCGGGCGGCTCAGCTCTCCGGCCGGGCCGCCCAGGCGGCGAACGCGTCGTGGAAGCCGGGGAAGGTCTTGCGGACGCAGCCCGGGTCGTCGAAGGTCGTGCCCGGGGTGCGCAGCCCGGCCACCGCGAAGGACATCACGATCCGGTGGTCGCCGCGGGTCTCGATCTCGACCGGCTTCGGCGTGCCGGGGCGGATCTCGATCCAGTCCCGGCCGGTGGCGACGTCGACGCCCTGGCGGCGCAGGTTCTCCGCGCAGGCGTCGAGCCGGTCGCACTCCTTGATCCGGGTGTTGTAGACGTCCTCGATCCGGATCGGGCCGGAGGCGAACGGGGCGATGGCGGCCAGCGTCGGCATGGTGTCGGAGATGTCGCGCATGTTGACGGTGCCGCCGGTGAGCGTGCCGCCGGTGACGGTGGTGGCGTCGGCCCCGATCTCGACCTTCGCGCCGAGCCGCTCCAGCACCTCGACGAACTTCAGGTCGCCCTGCAGCGCGCCGCGGCCCAGACCGGGGACGGTCACCTCGCGGCCGGTCAGCGCGGCGGCGGCGAAGAAGTACGAGGCGGTGGAGGCGTCCGGCTCGATCGGGTACGCGGCGGCGGTGTAGCCGCCCGCCGGGACGTCGAACACGTTCCCCTCGCGGGCCACCTCGACGCCGAAGCTGCGCATCATCGCCAGGGTGATCTCGACGTACGGCGCGGAGACCAGGTCGGTGACGTGGATCCGCAGGCCGGTGCGGGTGAGCGGGCCGAGCAGCAGCAGCGCCGTCAGGTACTGCGAGGACAGCCCGGCGTCGAGCGTCACCTCGCCGCCCTCGACGCCCGCCGCGCGGACGCTCAGCGGGTGGTGGCCCTCGGCGCCGTGGTGCTCCAGGTCGACGCCGAGGTCGCGCAGCGCGGTGGTGAGCGGGCCGAGCGGGCGGCGGCGCATCTGCTCGGACGCGTCGAAGTGGAAGGTGCCGTGCCCGGCGGCGGCCAGCGTCGGCAGGAAGCGCGCCGTGGTGGCGCCGTCCCGGCAGAACACCGCGGCGCCGTCGGCCCCCGGCCCCTGCGGGCGCCCGGTGATCCGCCACTCCCGGGCCTCGCGCTCCACCCGGTACCCGAGCGCGAGCAGCCCCTCGGCGAAACCCTCGGTGTCGTCCGACACCAGCGGCCGCGCCAGCGTCGTCACCCCGTCCGCCGCCGCGGCCAGGAACAGCGCACGCGCCGTCACCGACTTCGAACCGGGGATCTCGACCAGCGCCACGGCGCACACTCCAGCGGGGAACGACAACAGGACTCCCCCGATCCTGCCCTCCCGGCCCCCTGCGGGGCCCGCGCGTCCCACTGGGCGGACACCGGAATGGACACCGGCATGGGCACCGGCATGGGCACCGGGGCGGACAGCGGGACGCACGGCCGGGACGGCGGGCCGGGCGGGGCCGGTCAGTGCGGGTGGTCAGTGCGGGTGGTCAGTGCAGGTCGGCCGGGTGCAGGTCGTCTCCGTTCCATTCCAGTCGGCGGGTGATGCCGATCTCGCGGAGGAAGGGGAGGTCGTGGCTGGCGACGATCAGGGTGCCGCGGTACCCGGCGAGGGCCTGGGTGAGCTGGCGGACGCTGGACAGGTCGAGGTTGTTGGTGGGTTCGTCGAGCAGCAGGAGCTGCGGGGGCGGGTCGGCGAGCAGGAGGGCGGCCAGCGTCGCGCGGAAGCGCTCGCCGCCGGAGAGGGTGCCGGCCGGCTGGTCGGCGCGGGCACCGCGGAACAGGAAGCGGGCCAGCCGGGCCCGGATCTCGTTGTCGGTGGCGGCGGGGGCGTGCGCCTTGACGTTCCGGAAGACCGTTTCGGTGTCGTCCAGGACGTCCAACTGCTGTGGGAGGTGGCGCAGTTGCACCGGGGTGGTGACCATGCCCTCGGCGGGGGCGAGTTCACCGGCGATGGTGCGCAGCAGCGTGCTCTTGCCGGAGCCGTTGCGGCCGGTCAGCGCGATCCGCTCGGGGCCGCGCACCTCCAGGTCGATCCGGCCGCGGCCGCCGTGCGCGAGGCGGACGCCCTCCAGGGCGAGGACGGTGCGCCCGGCGGGGACGGCGGTGCGGGGCAGGTCGATCCGGATCTCGGCGTCGTCGCGGACGGCCTCCTCGGCGATGGCCAGCCGCTCCTTGGCCTCGTTGAGGCGTTCGGTGTGCATGCCGCGCAGGCGGCCGGCGGTCTCCTCGCCCTTGCCCTGGAGCTTGTCGGCCAGCGCCTTGGGGTCGTTGCGGCGCACCGAGCGCTGCTTGCCGTAGGCGGCGGACTTGGCGAGCCGCTGGGTGGCCTCGACCAAGTCCCGCTTCTGGCGCTTGACGTCGGCCTCGGCGTTGCGGACGACGCGTTCGGCGGCCTCCTGCTCGGTCTCCAGGGCCTCCCGGTAGGCGCTGAAGTTGCCGCCGTACCAGGTGACTCCGCCGTCCCGCAGGTCGGCGATCTGGTCGACCCGCTCCAGCAGTTCGCGGTCGTGGCTGACCAGCAGCAGCACGCCGGGGAAGGCGGCCACCGCGTCGTACAGCCGGGCCCGGGCCTGGACGTCCAGGTTGTTGGTGGGCTCGTCGAGCAGCAGCACGTCGGGACGGCGCAGCAGCAGGGCGGCGAGGTGCAGCAGGACGGCCTGGCCGCCGGAGAGCTCGCCGGTGGTGCGGTCGAGGTCGAGACCGGTGAGGCCGAGGCGGTCGAGGGTGGCGCGGGCGCGCTCCTCGACGTCCCAGTCGTCGCCGACGGCGGTGAAGTGGCGCTCGTCCACGTCTCCGGACTCGATGGCGTGCAGGGCCTCGCGCCGGGCCCGGATGCCGAGCGTCTCGTCCACCCGCTGGTCGGCGGCGACCGTCAGGTCCTGTGGCAGGTAGGCGAGTTCGCCCGCGACGCGGACGGTGCCGGCGGCGGGGGCGAGCTCTCCGGCGATCAGCCGCAGCAGCGTGGACTTGCCGGCGCCGTTGAGGCCGACCAGCCCGGTGCGGCCGGGGCCGACGGCGAGGTGGAAACCGCTCAGCACGGAGCGGCCGTCGGGCCACTCGAAGCCGAGGTCGGTGCAGAGGATCGAGGTGGTGGGTTGCGCCATGTGGGCCTCCTGGAGGTTGCCGCGCGTGGATGGGGAGCAACACGGGAGACACCGGGGACGCGGGAGCGCGGAGGGCCGTCGCGGGGAACGCCGCTGGAAACGGAGAACCCGCACGGGAGCCGTGGATCGCTGCCCTGCCGAGGTCGCACTCGCGCCCGCACGCTCAACGGACCCGGAAAGGACACGGGTGTGGCGTGGCGCGGTGTCTCATGACCTCAGACGAGCAACGGCCTTCTCCAGACGTGCGGGGATGCAACGCCTCCGAGGGTACGCAGCCCCGCGCGCGGCGCGCAACGGAATTAGGTCCCGGCTCCCCGGCCCGCTGTCGGTGGCCCCCGGCACACTGGGCGCCGTGGACGAGGACGGGTTCTGGCAGCTGCTGGAGGAGTGCCGCCCGCCCGGGGCGGACCCGGACGCGGAGCGCCTGGCCGCCGCGCTGGAGGAGCGCCTGTCGGCCGGCCCGGTCGCGGCGCTGGCCGGGTTCGCCGAGCGGCTGTCCACCGCGCTGTACCGGCTGGACCGCCGCGAGCTGGGCGAGGGGCTGGGCGGCGACGCCTTCCGGTACGCCCGGGCGGCGGTGGTCGCCGACGGCCGCGCCGCGTACCGGGCGGTGCTGGCCGATCCGCGCCGCTTCGCGCCGTACGCCGAGGAGTTCGTCTGGGCCGAGCCGCTGCTGTACGTCCCGGACCGGGCGTACCGGCGGCTGGCCGGCGGGGAGTGGCCGCGCGCGACGGCGCACAGCTACGAGTCGTACTCCAACGCCGGGGGCTGGGGCCGGTAGCGGGCCGCCCGTCCGCCGGGCCGGGCCGCCGGGCCGGGGTGCCCGGGCCGCCGCCTAGAATCG
The window above is part of the Kitasatospora sp. NA04385 genome. Proteins encoded here:
- a CDS encoding ABC-F family ATP-binding cassette domain-containing protein, with amino-acid sequence MAQPTTSILCTDLGFEWPDGRSVLSGFHLAVGPGRTGLVGLNGAGKSTLLRLIAGELAPAAGTVRVAGELAYLPQDLTVAADQRVDETLGIRARREALHAIESGDVDERHFTAVGDDWDVEERARATLDRLGLTGLDLDRTTGELSGGQAVLLHLAALLLRRPDVLLLDEPTNNLDVQARARLYDAVAAFPGVLLLVSHDRELLERVDQIADLRDGGVTWYGGNFSAYREALETEQEAAERVVRNAEADVKRQKRDLVEATQRLAKSAAYGKQRSVRRNDPKALADKLQGKGEETAGRLRGMHTERLNEAKERLAIAEEAVRDDAEIRIDLPRTAVPAGRTVLALEGVRLAHGGRGRIDLEVRGPERIALTGRNGSGKSTLLRTIAGELAPAEGMVTTPVQLRHLPQQLDVLDDTETVFRNVKAHAPAATDNEIRARLARFLFRGARADQPAGTLSGGERFRATLAALLLADPPPQLLLLDEPTNNLDLSSVRQLTQALAGYRGTLIVASHDLPFLREIGITRRLEWNGDDLHPADLH
- the aroA gene encoding 3-phosphoshikimate 1-carboxyvinyltransferase produces the protein MALVEIPGSKSVTARALFLAAAADGVTTLARPLVSDDTEGFAEGLLALGYRVEREAREWRITGRPQGPGADGAAVFCRDGATTARFLPTLAAAGHGTFHFDASEQMRRRPLGPLTTALRDLGVDLEHHGAEGHHPLSVRAAGVEGGEVTLDAGLSSQYLTALLLLGPLTRTGLRIHVTDLVSAPYVEITLAMMRSFGVEVAREGNVFDVPAGGYTAAAYPIEPDASTASYFFAAAALTGREVTVPGLGRGALQGDLKFVEVLERLGAKVEIGADATTVTGGTLTGGTVNMRDISDTMPTLAAIAPFASGPIRIEDVYNTRIKECDRLDACAENLRRQGVDVATGRDWIEIRPGTPKPVEIETRGDHRIVMSFAVAGLRTPGTTFDDPGCVRKTFPGFHDAFAAWAARPES
- a CDS encoding carbohydrate ABC transporter permease, with the protein product MTKPSAAKPFSAKRRDNRVLRQGANTAAVVLALLTVFPLYWMVLSALKPKGEITSAHPRPWTFAPTLENFRNALGVSGFGRYFLNSLAVAVVVVVVSAAIAFLAAVALSRFKFRFRTTILIMFLVAQMVPVEALTIPLFFLVRDIGSVAPGFGLSSLGSLMLVNLAFSLPFAVWMLRGFVAAVPESLEEAARIDGASRFTILWRILFPLVAPGLAATSVFSFITAWNDFVFAKTLILDTDHQTLPAALMVFFKPDENDWGGIMAASTLMTVPVLVFFVLVQRHMVSGLGGAVKD
- a CDS encoding DUF4240 domain-containing protein — protein: MDEDGFWQLLEECRPPGADPDAERLAAALEERLSAGPVAALAGFAERLSTALYRLDRRELGEGLGGDAFRYARAAVVADGRAAYRAVLADPRRFAPYAEEFVWAEPLLYVPDRAYRRLAGGEWPRATAHSYESYSNAGGWGR